In Janibacter sp. CX7, a single genomic region encodes these proteins:
- a CDS encoding metalloregulator ArsR/SmtB family transcription factor — MTVKNTTAGPAPAPEGDPVDLGAAARAVLDVLREAGGSLRVSDVAERMGTHDNTVRTHLAQLVERRLATATTAPAQGRGRPATLYEAGPRPGARTAEYRALTSAFAADLIAHGDGPEVRTRARSIGRAWGEQMRTADGDASARLDATLADLGFGPVREGEVVRLRTCPLLEAALEHPEVICQVHLGLVAGTLGRREEDPPIELTPFAEPGACLLRVPAER; from the coding sequence ATGACTGTGAAAAATACCACCGCCGGCCCTGCGCCTGCCCCCGAGGGCGACCCCGTCGACCTCGGCGCGGCTGCGCGTGCGGTGCTCGACGTGCTCCGGGAGGCGGGTGGCTCCCTTCGCGTCAGTGACGTCGCCGAGCGGATGGGCACGCACGACAACACGGTCCGCACCCACCTCGCCCAGCTCGTCGAGCGGCGCCTCGCGACCGCGACGACCGCTCCGGCCCAGGGGCGCGGCCGCCCCGCGACGCTCTACGAGGCCGGCCCCCGCCCCGGCGCGCGCACCGCGGAGTACCGGGCGCTCACCAGCGCCTTCGCCGCCGACCTCATCGCCCACGGCGACGGGCCCGAGGTGCGCACGCGGGCCCGCTCCATCGGCCGCGCCTGGGGTGAGCAGATGCGCACGGCTGATGGCGACGCGTCCGCGCGCCTCGATGCGACCCTCGCCGACCTCGGCTTCGGCCCGGTCCGCGAGGGGGAGGTCGTGCGCCTGAGGACCTGCCCCCTCCTCGAGGCGGCGCTCGAGCACCCCGAGGTCATCTGCCAGGTCCACCTGGGCCTCGTGGCCGGCACCCTCGGCCGAAGGGAGGAGGACCCGCCCATCGAGCTGACCCCCTTCGCCGAGCCGGGCGCCTGCCTCCTGCGGGTGCCCGCCGAGCGATAG
- a CDS encoding SDR family oxidoreductase, which translates to MSRPELVVAGGTAVVTGAAGGMGEHIAKGLARRGADLVVLDRDAAGLERVVAEIGRETPGARVTPFVVDLSDRAAADEVIARIRDEHAGVTMLFNNAGVAVGGRFVDVSAQDFDWLLEINLLVPIRLTRALLPLMLANGQGQVVNTSSLFGLIGPPGQSAYSTSKFGLRGFSESLRSELEAEDQPVGVTSVHPGGIRTGIAKNARIAAGTDPDEAERGRAAFDKVLRYPADRAAEEIIEAAVARRPRLLIGNDARALDAVARLLPARYWSLMGRGMALAAKRQ; encoded by the coding sequence GTGAGCCGGCCAGAGCTCGTCGTCGCCGGCGGCACGGCCGTCGTCACGGGAGCCGCGGGAGGCATGGGTGAGCACATCGCCAAGGGGCTGGCGCGTCGCGGGGCCGACCTCGTCGTCCTCGACCGCGATGCCGCCGGCCTCGAGCGGGTCGTCGCGGAGATCGGCCGGGAGACGCCCGGGGCGAGGGTCACCCCCTTCGTCGTCGACCTGTCGGACCGGGCCGCTGCCGACGAGGTGATCGCCCGCATCCGCGACGAGCACGCCGGCGTGACGATGCTCTTCAACAACGCCGGCGTCGCGGTCGGTGGCCGGTTCGTCGACGTCTCGGCACAGGACTTCGACTGGCTGCTCGAGATCAACCTGCTCGTGCCGATCCGGCTCACCCGGGCGCTGCTGCCGCTCATGCTCGCCAACGGTCAGGGGCAGGTGGTCAACACCTCGAGCCTCTTCGGGCTCATCGGCCCGCCCGGGCAGTCGGCCTACTCGACGAGCAAGTTCGGGCTGCGCGGGTTCAGCGAGTCGCTGCGCAGCGAGCTCGAGGCGGAGGACCAGCCGGTGGGGGTCACGAGCGTGCACCCGGGCGGCATCCGCACCGGCATCGCCAAGAACGCCCGGATCGCCGCGGGGACCGACCCCGACGAGGCCGAGCGCGGACGGGCGGCCTTCGACAAGGTGCTGCGCTACCCGGCCGACCGGGCCGCCGAGGAGATCATCGAGGCCGCCGTCGCCCGGCGCCCCCGGTTGCTCATCGGCAACGACGCCCGCGCGCTCGACGCCGTCGCCCGGCTGCTGCCCGCGCGCTACTGGTCGCTCATGGGTCGAGGGATGGCCCTCGCGGCGAAGCGCCAGTAG
- a CDS encoding aldo/keto reductase translates to MAEIPTRVLGDGTSVPVLGFGTYPLRGDDGVRAIASALEVGYRLIDTAVNYRNEREVTEAIRASGVDRGDVFVQTKVPGRDHESARKSIETSLQVMDLEYLDSVLIHWPNPSQGHYVQAWQGLVEAREAGLVRSIGVSNFTPAHLDEIIEATGVTPASNQVEMHPAFPQTEQRAADAERGITTQAWSPIGRGEIFEAAPVVAAARAHDVTPAQVVLRWHLHLGSLPLPKSGDPERQRTNLEVLGFDLSEAETEAITALGRPDGRLFDADPDRHEEM, encoded by the coding sequence ATGGCTGAGATCCCCACTCGCGTCCTCGGGGACGGCACGTCGGTGCCGGTCCTCGGATTCGGTACCTACCCCCTGCGCGGGGACGACGGCGTGCGCGCCATCGCGTCGGCGCTCGAGGTGGGCTATCGACTCATCGACACGGCGGTCAACTACCGCAACGAGCGCGAGGTGACCGAGGCGATCCGGGCGAGTGGCGTCGACCGCGGCGATGTCTTCGTCCAGACCAAGGTCCCCGGTCGCGACCACGAGAGCGCCCGCAAGAGCATCGAGACCTCGCTGCAGGTCATGGACCTCGAGTACCTCGACAGCGTGCTCATCCACTGGCCCAACCCCTCGCAGGGGCACTACGTGCAGGCCTGGCAGGGGCTCGTCGAGGCGCGCGAGGCGGGGCTGGTCCGCTCGATCGGCGTCAGCAACTTCACGCCCGCCCACCTCGACGAGATCATCGAGGCGACCGGCGTGACTCCGGCGAGCAACCAGGTCGAGATGCACCCCGCCTTCCCGCAAACGGAGCAGCGGGCCGCCGACGCCGAGCGGGGCATCACGACGCAGGCGTGGAGCCCGATCGGCCGGGGCGAGATCTTCGAGGCGGCTCCCGTGGTGGCCGCCGCCCGGGCCCACGACGTCACGCCCGCCCAGGTCGTCCTGCGCTGGCACCTGCACCTCGGGTCGCTCCCGCTGCCGAAGTCCGGCGACCCGGAGCGCCAGCGGACCAACCTCGAGGTCCTCGGCTTCGACCTCTCCGAGGCCGAGACCGAGGCGATCACCGCGCTCGGCCGTCCCGACGGGCGCCTCTTCGACGCCGACCCGGACCGCCACGAGGAGATGTGA
- a CDS encoding DUF2249 domain-containing protein, with translation MPANLPMADTDIPALDVRPVPHSIRHATVIGALSAIRPGRSLDLVAPHDPQPLLRQIEGLEPGVWSVEYLERGPEAWTLRLTRAAS, from the coding sequence ATGCCTGCGAACCTCCCCATGGCCGACACCGACATCCCCGCCCTCGACGTGCGCCCGGTCCCCCACTCCATCCGCCACGCGACGGTCATCGGTGCGCTCTCCGCGATCCGCCCGGGCCGCTCCCTCGACCTCGTCGCCCCGCACGACCCGCAGCCGCTGCTGCGCCAGATCGAGGGCCTGGAGCCCGGCGTCTGGTCGGTCGAGTACCTCGAGCGCGGCCCGGAGGCGTGGACCCTGCGCCTCACCCGCGCCGCCTCCTGA
- the aztD gene encoding zinc metallochaperone AztD yields the protein MRTTRRHTQILSVATLLALGLTACGTGTTTDSATSSAAPSASAIPRAADVSTSVGEPSGKTVEEGSRAARLAITHDEGVIVLDAVSLELLGEFPLSGFTRLNPVGDGRHLMVTEGEGFRVLDLGGWSLPHGDHDHHHSTRPTLTDMTFPAEHPGHVVVHDGRTVLYGDGDGSIRSFDSDALRDGATAKPEVTTRAERTPHHGVAVEREDGSIVTTVGTAEERSGIVIRDAKGARVASSDECPGVHGEAAAQGGALVFGCEDGLLLVKDDDITKIDAPDDYGRIGNQAGSEESPFVLGDYKTDPEAELERPTRVSITDTRDGSLRLVDLPASYSFRSLERGPDGEGVVLGTDGRLHLIDMAKGEVSRSVDVVDEWTEPTDWQQPRPTVHVQDGTAYVTDPASKELHLVDLHSGEVISSGALPVVPNEIDGTLG from the coding sequence ATGCGAACGACACGACGCCACACCCAGATCCTCTCCGTCGCGACCCTGCTCGCCCTCGGCCTCACCGCGTGCGGCACCGGGACGACGACGGACTCCGCCACGAGCTCGGCCGCCCCCTCCGCCTCGGCGATCCCGCGCGCCGCCGACGTCTCCACCTCGGTCGGTGAGCCCTCGGGCAAGACCGTCGAGGAGGGCAGCCGGGCGGCGCGCCTGGCGATCACCCACGACGAGGGCGTCATCGTCCTCGACGCGGTTTCGCTCGAGCTGCTCGGAGAGTTCCCGCTCTCCGGATTCACCCGGCTCAACCCCGTCGGGGACGGGCGCCACCTCATGGTCACCGAGGGCGAGGGCTTCCGCGTCCTCGACCTCGGGGGCTGGTCCCTGCCGCACGGCGACCACGACCACCACCACTCGACCCGGCCGACGCTCACCGACATGACCTTCCCCGCCGAGCACCCCGGTCACGTCGTCGTCCACGACGGGCGCACCGTGCTCTACGGCGACGGGGACGGCTCCATCCGCTCCTTCGACTCCGACGCCCTGCGGGACGGCGCCACCGCGAAGCCCGAGGTGACGACACGGGCCGAGCGCACGCCGCACCACGGCGTGGCCGTCGAGCGCGAGGACGGGTCGATCGTCACGACGGTCGGCACGGCGGAGGAGCGCTCCGGCATCGTCATCCGCGACGCGAAGGGAGCGAGGGTCGCCTCGTCCGACGAGTGCCCCGGAGTCCACGGCGAGGCGGCCGCGCAGGGTGGCGCCCTCGTCTTCGGCTGCGAGGACGGGCTGCTGCTCGTCAAGGACGACGACATCACGAAGATCGACGCCCCGGACGACTACGGGCGCATCGGCAACCAGGCGGGCAGCGAGGAGTCCCCCTTCGTCCTGGGTGACTACAAGACCGACCCAGAGGCCGAGCTCGAGCGGCCGACGCGGGTGAGCATCACGGACACCCGCGACGGGAGCCTCCGGCTCGTCGACCTGCCGGCCAGCTACTCCTTCCGCTCGCTCGAGCGCGGACCCGACGGCGAGGGCGTCGTTCTCGGCACCGACGGCAGGCTCCACCTCATCGACATGGCGAAGGGAGAGGTGAGCCGCTCCGTCGACGTCGTCGACGAGTGGACCGAGCCGACCGACTGGCAGCAGCCCCGGCCGACGGTGCACGTCCAGGACGGCACCGCCTATGTCACCGACCCGGCGAGCAAGGAGCTGCACCTCGTCGACCTGCACTCCGGCGAGGTCATCAGCAGCGGCGCCCTCCCGGTGGTGCCCAACGAGATCGACGGCACCCTCGGCTGA
- a CDS encoding SRPBCC family protein, producing MTQSTSTPLGTVTRDGAAVVLTYDRHLAHAPQKVWRALTESEHLHDWFPADIVGERAKGAQVTLPFWPEADEQPEDTPTLTGEILEWDPPRTFAFMWDSEKIHFELTPSNEGTRLVTRVHVVDPAERGWPSNAAGYHMCLDALAASLDGQRIAIFEQVGIPELEATYTARG from the coding sequence ATGACCCAGTCCACCAGCACCCCGCTCGGCACCGTGACCCGCGACGGCGCCGCCGTCGTCCTCACCTACGACCGCCACCTCGCGCACGCCCCGCAGAAGGTGTGGCGCGCGCTCACCGAGTCAGAGCACCTGCACGACTGGTTCCCTGCCGACATCGTCGGCGAGCGGGCGAAGGGAGCCCAGGTCACCCTGCCCTTCTGGCCGGAGGCGGACGAGCAGCCGGAGGACACCCCCACCCTGACCGGCGAGATCCTCGAGTGGGACCCGCCGCGGACCTTCGCCTTCATGTGGGACAGCGAGAAGATCCACTTCGAGCTCACGCCCAGCAACGAGGGCACCCGGCTCGTGACGCGGGTCCACGTCGTCGACCCGGCCGAGCGCGGCTGGCCCAGCAATGCCGCGGGGTACCACATGTGCCTCGACGCGCTCGCTGCCTCGCTCGACGGGCAGCGGATCGCGATCTTCGAGCAGGTCGGCATCCCCGAGCTCGAGGCCACCTACACCGCGCGCGGCTGA
- a CDS encoding helix-turn-helix transcriptional regulator has translation MATRDVFTLLADPTRRRILEELCAGERTVGQLVTALGTPQPSVSKHLKQLGEADLVRARVDGPRRHYAVQADQLLVLDLWLAPFRRAWADRLDDLERHLDTMDDHQEQS, from the coding sequence ATGGCCACGCGCGACGTCTTCACCCTCCTCGCCGACCCGACCCGACGGCGGATCCTCGAGGAGCTGTGTGCGGGCGAGCGCACCGTGGGCCAGCTCGTCACCGCGCTCGGCACGCCCCAACCCAGCGTGTCGAAGCACCTCAAGCAGCTCGGCGAGGCCGACCTCGTCCGCGCTCGCGTCGACGGGCCTCGACGGCACTACGCCGTGCAGGCCGACCAGCTGCTGGTCCTCGACCTGTGGCTTGCGCCCTTCCGCAGGGCCTGGGCCGATCGGCTCGACGACCTCGAGCGCCACCTCGACACCATGGACGACCACCAGGAGCAGTCATGA
- a CDS encoding NAD(P)/FAD-dependent oxidoreductase, whose protein sequence is MTTAPEDTAVRDLPEHVDVLVVGAGISGIGAAHRILEADPGVDLVIVEARERTGGTWDLFRYPGVRSDSDMFTLSFPFRPWQGRKAIADGGDIRDYVRETAREGGLDERTHTGCRVVSLDWSSEAQEWTVQVDTAAGRREVRAAWVHLGSGYYDYEQAHDPGFVGVEDFRGTVVHPQFWPEDLDHAGQRVVVIGSGATAVTVVPAMAQTAAHVTMLQRTPSYVFSQPGVDPFVQVLRKRLSPQRVQTLTRIKNLGLQTFLYELSRKRPRAANAIVLGQARAFLPKEVVDEHFTPPYDVWDQRLCAVPDGDLYAAIRRGRAEVVTGHIERFVPEGVRLTDGRVVEADIVVTATGLRLQLLGGASLSVDGEPVAQERAYAYRGLMLAGVPNLTMTVGYVNASWTLRADLVSRYVARLLVHLRDHGLGVAVPVAPDGMTAGPILDLTSGYVQRIVSAFPKVGDRAPWTMPQSYVKDKIAFGRADVTEDMFFAPLGAKGVSLPQGAAAPAQLPLPGSSSNVDGSVGDVVEVPAGAGQGATAEGSPTGPTTDAATEVPAEIVR, encoded by the coding sequence ATGACCACCGCGCCCGAGGACACCGCCGTCCGGGACCTGCCGGAGCACGTCGACGTCCTCGTCGTCGGCGCCGGCATCTCCGGGATCGGCGCCGCCCACCGCATCCTGGAGGCCGACCCCGGCGTCGACCTCGTGATCGTCGAGGCGCGCGAGCGCACCGGCGGCACGTGGGACCTCTTCCGCTACCCGGGAGTGCGGTCGGACTCCGACATGTTCACCCTGTCCTTCCCCTTCCGCCCGTGGCAGGGGCGCAAGGCGATCGCCGACGGCGGCGACATCCGCGACTACGTCCGCGAGACCGCCCGCGAGGGCGGCCTCGACGAGCGGACCCACACCGGCTGCCGCGTCGTCTCGCTCGACTGGTCGAGCGAGGCCCAGGAGTGGACGGTGCAGGTCGACACCGCCGCCGGGCGGCGCGAGGTGCGCGCGGCCTGGGTGCACCTCGGCAGCGGCTACTACGACTACGAGCAGGCGCACGACCCGGGCTTCGTCGGTGTCGAGGACTTCCGCGGCACCGTCGTGCACCCGCAGTTCTGGCCGGAGGACCTCGACCACGCCGGGCAGCGGGTCGTCGTCATCGGCTCCGGCGCGACCGCCGTCACCGTTGTGCCGGCGATGGCGCAGACCGCGGCGCACGTGACGATGTTGCAGCGCACGCCGAGCTATGTCTTCTCGCAGCCGGGGGTCGACCCCTTCGTCCAAGTGCTGCGCAAGCGGCTCAGCCCGCAGCGGGTCCAGACCCTGACCCGGATCAAGAACCTCGGACTGCAGACCTTCCTCTACGAGCTCTCGCGCAAGCGCCCGCGGGCGGCCAATGCGATCGTCCTCGGCCAGGCGCGTGCCTTCCTGCCCAAGGAGGTCGTCGACGAGCACTTCACCCCGCCCTACGACGTGTGGGACCAGCGCCTGTGCGCCGTCCCCGACGGGGACCTCTACGCGGCGATCCGCCGCGGTCGCGCCGAGGTCGTCACCGGCCACATCGAGCGCTTCGTCCCCGAGGGGGTCCGTCTCACCGACGGTCGCGTCGTCGAGGCCGACATCGTCGTCACGGCGACGGGCCTGCGGCTGCAGCTGCTCGGCGGCGCGAGCCTGTCGGTCGACGGCGAGCCGGTCGCCCAGGAGCGGGCCTATGCCTACCGCGGCCTGATGCTCGCCGGGGTCCCCAACCTCACGATGACCGTCGGCTACGTCAACGCGTCGTGGACGCTGCGGGCCGACCTCGTCAGCCGCTACGTCGCCCGCCTGCTCGTGCACCTGCGTGACCACGGCCTCGGCGTCGCCGTGCCGGTCGCGCCCGACGGCATGACCGCCGGGCCGATCCTCGACCTCACCTCGGGCTACGTGCAGCGCATCGTCTCGGCCTTCCCCAAGGTCGGCGACCGCGCCCCGTGGACGATGCCGCAGAGCTACGTCAAGGACAAGATCGCCTTCGGCCGCGCCGACGTCACCGAGGACATGTTCTTCGCTCCGCTCGGGGCGAAGGGAGTGTCCCTGCCCCAGGGAGCCGCGGCCCCGGCGCAGCTGCCGCTGCCGGGCAGCTCGAGCAATGTCGACGGGTCCGTCGGCGACGTCGTCGAGGTGCCTGCCGGCGCCGGTCAGGGCGCGACTGCAGAGGGCTCGCCGACGGGCCCGACCACGGATGCGGCCACCGAGGTGCCGGCGGAGATCGTCCGGTGA
- a CDS encoding hemerythrin domain-containing protein gives MCSYCGCQSIGVIGRFTAEHEQIINASGLLRRAAQAGRTDEVVELVDEVAALLTPHTDAEEVGLFTVLRRDEDFTEYVDALCGEHVTLDELLERIRAGESDLADRFYKELRSHIEREEDGLFPASLTTLRGDDWTEVDELTAAAFPVSPLAPQ, from the coding sequence GTGTGCTCCTACTGCGGCTGCCAGTCGATCGGGGTCATCGGGCGCTTCACCGCCGAGCACGAGCAGATCATCAACGCCAGCGGACTGCTGCGACGCGCAGCGCAGGCCGGGCGCACCGATGAGGTCGTCGAGCTCGTCGACGAGGTGGCCGCACTGCTCACCCCGCACACCGACGCCGAGGAGGTCGGCCTGTTCACCGTGCTGCGGCGCGACGAGGACTTCACCGAGTACGTCGACGCGCTCTGCGGCGAGCACGTCACCCTCGACGAGCTGCTGGAGCGCATCCGCGCCGGCGAGAGCGACCTGGCCGACCGCTTCTACAAGGAGCTGCGGTCGCACATCGAGCGTGAGGAGGACGGCCTCTTCCCCGCCTCGCTCACGACCCTGCGCGGCGACGACTGGACCGAGGTCGACGAGCTGACCGCCGCGGCCTTCCCCGTCTCGCCCCTCGCGCCGCAGTGA
- a CDS encoding acyl-CoA synthetase, with the protein MSGQRWPVRPVPGEAVPSPFGMSAYCVADPAARAPGRDALVVVHGDDEDSRWTFAQVDDVVRAVAAGFLGLGLDPGDRVLLRMGNRAEFPFVFFGAIAAGLVAVPTSAQLTADEAAGLLADSGARAVALDPDLDLAVPQGISVVTSDDVDRWVAGGERAEHDLGDPNRPAFITYTSGTTGRPKGVVHAHRSAWGRRPMYRGWYGLGEGDVMLHAGALNWTYTLGVGLTDPWANAATAIVYDGPRDGLVWPRIVHAHQATHLAAVPGVYRHLLRHGDPGEWDLGSLRAALVAGEALPTALLEEWGAATGVPLHESLGMSEISTFVSTGPGMPVRPGSPGRAQPGRRIGVLDPEVLEDPQSSPVELSVGEVGRLAVHREDPGLMLGYWQRPDETAEVMRGEWFVTGDLAEVDADGYLTYHGRADDVMNAMGYRVSPVEVEEALAGVPGVAEVAVAALDVGDGVSIVCAWVVPTPDVTDRDALRDKVVERAAERLAAYKRPREVRFADALPRTANGKVVRRDLG; encoded by the coding sequence GTGAGCGGCCAGCGCTGGCCGGTCCGGCCCGTGCCGGGAGAGGCGGTGCCGTCCCCCTTCGGCATGTCGGCCTACTGCGTCGCCGACCCGGCCGCCCGTGCACCGGGGCGCGACGCGCTCGTCGTCGTCCACGGTGACGACGAGGACTCGCGCTGGACCTTTGCGCAGGTCGACGACGTGGTGCGTGCGGTGGCCGCCGGGTTCCTCGGGCTGGGGTTGGACCCGGGCGACCGGGTGCTGCTGCGCATGGGCAACCGGGCGGAGTTCCCCTTCGTCTTCTTCGGGGCCATCGCGGCCGGGCTCGTCGCCGTGCCGACGAGCGCGCAGCTGACCGCCGACGAGGCCGCCGGGCTGCTCGCAGACAGCGGCGCCCGGGCCGTGGCCCTCGATCCCGACCTCGATCTCGCTGTGCCGCAAGGCATCTCGGTCGTCACCTCCGACGATGTCGACCGGTGGGTGGCCGGCGGCGAGCGGGCCGAGCACGACCTCGGTGACCCCAACCGCCCCGCCTTCATCACCTACACCTCCGGCACGACCGGACGGCCGAAGGGGGTCGTCCACGCCCATCGCAGCGCCTGGGGCCGCCGCCCGATGTACCGCGGCTGGTACGGCCTCGGCGAGGGCGACGTCATGCTCCACGCCGGGGCGCTCAACTGGACCTACACGCTCGGGGTCGGGCTCACCGACCCGTGGGCCAACGCCGCGACCGCCATCGTCTACGACGGCCCGCGCGACGGGCTCGTCTGGCCGCGGATCGTCCACGCGCACCAGGCGACCCATCTCGCGGCGGTCCCCGGGGTCTACCGTCACCTGCTGCGCCACGGCGACCCGGGGGAGTGGGACCTGGGCTCCCTGCGGGCCGCGCTCGTCGCCGGGGAGGCGCTGCCCACGGCACTGCTCGAGGAGTGGGGCGCAGCGACCGGGGTGCCGCTGCACGAGTCGCTCGGCATGAGCGAGATCTCGACCTTCGTCTCGACGGGGCCCGGCATGCCGGTGCGACCCGGCAGCCCGGGGCGGGCGCAGCCGGGCCGGCGCATCGGGGTCCTCGACCCCGAGGTGCTCGAGGACCCGCAGTCCTCGCCCGTAGAGCTCTCGGTCGGCGAGGTCGGCCGTCTGGCGGTCCACCGAGAGGACCCCGGCCTCATGCTCGGCTACTGGCAGCGGCCCGACGAGACGGCCGAGGTCATGCGGGGCGAGTGGTTCGTCACTGGCGATCTCGCGGAGGTCGACGCCGACGGCTACCTGACCTATCACGGCCGTGCTGACGACGTCATGAATGCGATGGGCTACCGGGTCTCCCCGGTCGAGGTCGAGGAGGCGCTCGCCGGGGTGCCGGGCGTCGCCGAGGTGGCCGTCGCCGCCCTCGACGTCGGCGACGGGGTGAGCATCGTGTGCGCCTGGGTCGTGCCGACGCCGGACGTCACCGACCGAGATGCCTTGCGGGACAAGGTGGTCGAGCGAGCGGCCGAGCGGTTGGCTGCCTACAAGCGACCGCGCGAGGTGCGCTTCGCCGACGCGCTGCCCCGCACGGCCAACGGCAAGGTGGTGCGGCGCGACCTGGGCTGA
- a CDS encoding NAD(P)H-dependent flavin oxidoreductase, protein MTMPQQLQGRLRLPIISAPMFLGSGVDLVVGACRAGVLGTFPALNLRTTEDFDGWLTQIEDALAEPGDRQPAPYGVNFIVHSSNKRIEADLERIVAHEVPLVITSLGAAKEVVDAVHSYGGLVFHDVTNAKHAAKAAAAGVDGIILVAAGAGGHAGGLNPFALISEVRAVWDGPLILSGALSTGRDVLAAQAAGADLAYMGTRFLATSESLVSQEYRDMLVGHSAEQIVYTPSISTIPANFLRESIVAAGLDPDHLPVPERVDLGHVTNPHAEEPPSTTSTTAPKAWKEVWSAGQSVAGIDSVVPVAELVDQLEAEYTQAKGELLAVLGE, encoded by the coding sequence ATGACGATGCCCCAGCAGCTCCAGGGCCGACTGCGCCTGCCGATCATCTCCGCGCCGATGTTCCTCGGGTCGGGTGTCGACCTCGTCGTCGGTGCCTGCCGCGCGGGGGTCCTCGGGACCTTCCCCGCGCTCAACCTGCGCACGACCGAGGACTTCGACGGCTGGCTGACCCAGATCGAGGACGCGCTCGCCGAGCCCGGCGATCGGCAGCCGGCTCCCTACGGCGTCAACTTCATCGTGCACAGCAGCAACAAGCGCATCGAGGCCGACCTGGAGCGGATCGTCGCCCACGAGGTGCCGCTCGTCATCACCAGCCTCGGCGCGGCCAAGGAGGTCGTCGACGCGGTCCACTCCTACGGCGGGCTCGTCTTCCACGACGTCACCAATGCCAAGCACGCGGCCAAGGCTGCTGCCGCGGGGGTCGACGGGATCATCCTCGTCGCCGCCGGTGCCGGTGGGCATGCCGGCGGGCTCAACCCCTTCGCCCTGATCAGCGAGGTGCGCGCGGTCTGGGACGGGCCGCTCATCCTCAGCGGTGCCCTGTCGACCGGCCGCGACGTGCTCGCCGCCCAGGCCGCCGGTGCCGACCTGGCCTACATGGGCACGCGATTCCTCGCGACGAGCGAGTCGCTCGTGTCGCAGGAGTACCGCGACATGCTCGTCGGGCACAGTGCCGAGCAGATCGTCTACACCCCGTCGATCAGCACCATCCCGGCGAACTTCCTGCGCGAGAGCATCGTCGCCGCCGGCCTCGACCCCGACCACCTGCCGGTGCCCGAGCGCGTCGACCTCGGCCACGTCACCAACCCGCACGCCGAGGAGCCGCCGAGCACGACCTCGACGACCGCGCCCAAGGCGTGGAAGGAGGTCTGGAGCGCCGGCCAGTCCGTCGCCGGCATCGACTCCGTCGTCCCCGTGGCCGAGCTCGTCGACCAGCTCGAGGCCGAGTACACCCAGGCGAAGGGGGAGCTGCTCGCGGTCCTCGGCGAGTAG